The Manis javanica isolate MJ-LG chromosome 6, MJ_LKY, whole genome shotgun sequence genome contains a region encoding:
- the LRRN3 gene encoding leucine-rich repeat neuronal protein 3: MKDMPLRIHVLLGLAITTLVQAVDKKVGCPQLCTCEIRPWFTPRSIYMEASTVDCNDLGLLNFPARLPADTQILLLQTNNIAKIEYSIDFPVNLTGLDLSQNNLSSVTNINVKKTPQLLSVYLEENKLTELPEKCLSGLSNLQELYINHNLLSTISPGAFVGLHNLLRLHLNSNRLQMINSKWFDALPNLEILMIGENPIIRIKDMNFKPLINLRSLVIAGINLTEIPDNALVGLENLESISFYDNRLIKVPHIPLQKVVNLKFLDLNKNPIYRIRRGDFSNMLHLKELGINNMPELISIDNLAVDNLPDLRKIEATNNPRLSYIHPNAFFRLPKLESLMLNSNALSALYQGTIESLPNLKEISIHSNPIRCDCVIRWINMNKTNIRFMEPESLFCVDPPEFQGQNVRQVHFREMMEICLPLIAPESFPSNLDLEAGSYVSLHCRATAEPQPEIYWITPSGQKLLPNTLTDKFYVHSEGTLDIRGITPTEGGLFTCIATNLVGADLKSVMIKVDGSFPQDNNGSLNIKIKDVQANSVLVSWKASSKILKSSVKWTAFIKTENSHAAQSARIPSDVKVYNLTHLHPSTEYKICIDIPTIYQKHRKQCVNVTTKGLDTHRKEYETSNTTTLMACLGGFLGIIGVICLFSCFSQDMNCDGRHSSVRNYLQKPTFAFSELYPPLIHLWEAGKKKSTALEVKATVIGVPTNMS; encoded by the coding sequence ATGAAGGACATGCCACTCCGAATTCATGTGCTACTTGGCCTAGCTATCACTACACTAGTACAAGCTGTAGATAAAAAAGTGGGTTGCCCACAATTATGTACATGTGAAATCAGGCCTTGGTTTACACCAAGATCCATTTATATGGAAGCATCTACAGTGGATTGTAATGACTTAGGTCTTTTAAATTTCCCAGCCAGATTGCCTGCTGACACACAGATTCTGCTCCTACAGACAAACAATATTGCAAAAATTGAATACTCTATAGACTTTCCAGTAAACCTTACTGGCCTAGACTTATCTCAAAACAATTTATCTTCAGTCACCAATATTAATGTAAAAAAGAcgcctcagcttctttctgtgTACCTAGAGGAAAACAAACTTACTGAGCTGCCTGAAAAATGTCTGTCTGGACTGAGCAACTTACAAGAACTCTATATTAATCACAATTTGCTTTCTACAATTTCACCCGGAGCCTTTGTTGGCCTACATAATCTTCTTCGACTTCATCTCAATTCAAATAGATTGCAGATGATCAACAGTAAGTGGTTTGATGCTCTTCCCAATCTGGAGATTCTGATGATTGGGGAAAATCCAATCATCAGAATCAAAGACATGAATTTTAAGCCGCTTATCAATCTTCGCAGCCTAGTTATAGCTGGTataaacctcacagaaatacCAGATAATGCCTTGGTTGGACTTGAAAACTTagaaagtatttctttttatgacaACAGGCTTATTAAAGTACCCCACATTCCTCTTCAAAAAGTTGTAAACCTCAAATTTTTGGATCTAAATAAAAATCCCATTTATAGAATACGGAGGGGTGATTTTAGCAATATGCTACACTTAAAAGAGTTGGGGATAAATAATATGCCTGAGCTGATTTCGATCGACAATCTTGCTGTAGATAACTTGCCAGACTTAAGAAAAATAGAAGCTACAAACAACCCCAGGTTGTCTTATATTCACCCGAACGCATTTTTCAGACTTCCCAAGCTGGAATCACTCATGTTGAACAGCAATGCCCTTAGTGCCCTGTACCAGGGTACAATTGAGTCTCTGCCAAACCTCAAGGAAATCAGCATACACAGCAATCCCATCAGGTGTGACTGTGTCATACGTTGGATTAATATGAACAAAACGAACATTCGATTTATGGAGCCAGAGTCACTGTTTTGTGTGGACCCACCTGAATTCCAAGGCCAAAATGTTCGGCAGGTGCATTTCAGGGAAATGATGGAAATTTGTCTCCCTCTTATAGCTCCTGAGAGCTTTCCTTCTAATCTGGATTTGGAAGCTGGGAGCTATGTTTCCTTACACTGCAGAGCTACAGCAGAGCCACAGCCTGAAATCTACTGGATAACACCTTCTGGCCAAAAACTCTTGCCCAATACTCTGACAGATAAATTCTATGTCCATTCTGAAGGCACACTAGATATAAGAGGCATAACCCCAACAGAAGGGGGTTTATTTACTTGCATAGCAACTAACCTGGTAGGTGCTGACTTGAAGTCTGTTATGATCAAAGTGGATGGTTCTTTTCCCCAGGATAACAATGGAtctttgaatattaaaataaaagatgttcAAGCCAATTCAGTTCTTGTGTCTTGGAAAGCAAGTTCTAAAATTCTCAAATCCAGTGTTAAGTGGACAGCATTTATCAAGACTGAGAATTCTCATGCAGCTCAAAGTGCTCGGATACCATCTGATGTCAAGGTATATAATCTTACTCATCTGCACCCATCAACTGAGTATAAAATTTGTATTGATATCCCCACCATCtatcaaaaacacagaaaacaatgtGTAAATGTAACCACAAAAGGTTTAGACACTCATCGAAAAGAGTATGAGACCAGTAACACCACAACACTTATGGCTTGTCTTGGGGGCTTTCTGGGTATTATTGGTGTGATATGTCTGTTCAGCTGCTTCTCTCAAGACATGAACTGTGACGGCAGACATAGCTCTGTGAGGAATTACTTACAGAAACCAACATTTGCATTCAGTGAGCTTTATCCTCCTCTGATCCACCTCTGGGAAGCAGGCAAGAAGAAAAGTACAGCCTTGGAAGTGAAGGCAACTGTCATAGGTGTGCCAACGAACATGTCCTAA